The region ATGATTTCACGCGCTTCGGGCGCAACTGGCAAGTCTATGCCCAAGCAGACTCGCAATTTCGCGCTCGCATAGAGGACATCAAAAAGCTCAAAGTCCGCAATGCAACTGGGCAAATGGTGCCGCTTGGAACATTAATAGAAGTGAAAGATGTGAGTGGTCCGTCGGTTGTCAGCCACTATAACATGTATCCGTCCGCCGCCATCAACGGCAGCGTGTTGCCAGGAACAAGTACTGGCCGAGCGATTGCTATGATGGAGCAGGTCGCCTGGCAAGAACTGCCCGCATCAATGGGTTTTGAGTGGACGGAACTGACCCTCGAAGAAATTACCGCAGGCAACACTGGAATCTTTGTGTTTGTCTTGGGAACGATTTTCGTCTTTCTGGTGTTGGCAGCACAGTACGAAAGCTGGTCGTTACCCTTCGCCATTATTCTGATCGTACCCATGTGTTTGTTCGCGGCATGGATTGGATTGTGGCTTGTGCATTCGGATAACAACATTTTCACGCAGATTGGATTGGTTGTGTTAATCGGCTTAGCTGCCAAGAATGCTATTCTCATTGTTGAATTCGCTAAGCAGCGAGAAGACGAGGGACAAGCTCGCGCTACCGCAATTGTTGAAGCCTGTCGTTTGCGTCTCCGCCCGATCTTGATGACGTCTTTCGCTTTTATTCTTGGAGTTATCCCGCTCGTTCTTTCTCAAGGTGCTGGGGCCGAGATGCGCTTTGCCCTTGGCATTACGGTATTCAGCGGCATGTTAGGGGTAACCATGTTTGGCATTTTCTTTACGCCAGTTTTCTATGCGGTGATTCGTCGACTCACCGACCGACGCGCAAAACATACAATTGGTAATGTATCGCGGGTGGCGAATGGGTAAGCGGATATTGAACGAAAGCCGAATCGCAAAGTCAGAGAAATACCAAATGAGTGGGCAAATGGGTGAATGGGTAAATTGGCGATTCCGAGTGATGGGGTTGTCGCCGGTTCGCCCGGTCTCCCATTCTCCCATTCTTCCCTCATGCCTTTCGCTTGCTCTTCTCACTCTCCTTCTCTCCTCCTGCGCCATGGTCGGCCCGAATTACCATCAGCCGACGGCTCCAGTGGCACAGCAGTGGATTGAGACGGCGCCCCTGACTATCGAACGAGCAACAGCAGACATCAGCACCTGGTGGACAGTGTTTAACGATGCTGCACTCAATTCGCTCATTGAAACTGCGCGAAAGCAGAATCTATCGCTACACACCGCGGGCATTCGTGTAATCGAAGCACAAGCACGGCGAGGATTGGTGATTGGCCAGCTTTTTCCTCAACAACAAGTTGGTGTTGGCGGCTATACCCGCAACGAGTTGAGTACCCAGACAGCGAATCGACGAGGCATACCAGGCTTTAGGTCTGATTTTGACCAATGGCAGTTCGGTCTTGATGCAACATGGGAGTTGGATATCTGGGGGCGCTTCCGTCGCGGGATTGAAGTCGTCGACGCGCAACTTCTCGCCGCAGTGGCAAGTTACGATGATGCACTTGTCAGCCTGACGGCGGAAGTGGCAACAAACTATCTGTTCCTCCGCATTCTCGAAGAACGTCTTGAGGTAGCAAAAACGAACGTTACGATTCAGCAGCGCAGTTTTGACATAGCGCAAGCCAAGTTTGAGGGAGGAGCCGTAACGGAACTCGATGCTGCACAGGCTGCGGCGCTGTTGCGTAACACGCAAGCGCAGATCCCTGAACTCGAAACCGCGATACGGCAGACGCAGAACACCTTGTGTGTACTGCTCGGAATACCGCCACGAGATCTCCAAGATATGCTGGGTGGAGCGGGAAAAGTGCCAACGACTCCAACAACAGTTGCGGTCGGTATACCGGCTGATCTGCTCCGTCGCCGCCCAGATATTCGCCGGGCCGAGCGGCAATTGGCGGCGCAGAGTGCCGCGATCGGTGTAGCCACGGCGGACTTGTATCCCTCATTTTCTTTGTTTGGCTCGCTCGCAATAAAGGCCGAAGATTTTCCCGACCTCTTCACAACTAGTGCGTTAGAAAGTTTTGCTGGTCCACAGGTTCGCTGGGCAATACTCAATTACGGACGGATTCAAAGTAACATTCGCGTGCAAGACGCACAGTTTCAAGCGTTAATCAGTGAGTATGAGAATACCGTCTTGCGTGCGCAGAAAGAAGTCGAAGATGCAATCGCTGGCTATCTTGGCGTCCAGCGACAGGTGACCTTTCTGCGAGGCAGTTTTGCAGCTGCAACTCGTGCAGTTGAACTGGCAGATTTTCAGTATCGCGAAGGAGCAACCGATTTCACGCGGGTACTCAACACGCAACAATTTCTCGTGACCGAGCAAGACCGCCTTGTAGCGACGCACGGCGCTGTCGCTCTCAATCTGGTGTCGTTGTATCGCGCACTCGGCGGAGGATGGGAATCTCAGATTGGGAAGGAGTTTGTATCCGCAAAAACCAAAGCGCAGATGCAAGAGCGAACTCAATGGCGAGACTTCTTACTCTCGACGGAGCAAGCCGCAGATATCAAAGCTGTCGCAAAAGGTACTGGAAGTGATAAGACTCAATGGCGATGGCAGGAGTGGAAGCCGCGGTGGTAGAGAGCGTAGGGGCGCACAGCCGTGCGCCCCTATCTACTAAATGTCGAGTCTCATGACATCGCGTACTCATTTTTGTGCAAAAATCCAAGAAATTCGACGAATTCTTAGTGCGCGATGTTATGAGACCTGACAACTAAAGATTCCCCACTTCTCGCTCCAATATCTCACCGTACTTCTTCATCGCCTTCTCTCGTAGCGAAATCAAATGCCCAGAAGGGAACAAGTCAGGATTGGCTTTGTACTCGCGTAATATGCGGCGAGCGACAGTCACCTTGTGCACTTCTGTTGGACCGTCGGCGAGGCTGGTCATAAACGATTCGACCATCTGCGCTGAGAAAGGCATCTCGTTAGATAATCCAAGTGCACCATGGATACGTAGCGCGCGATAGACAACATCATGATACACCTTGGGCATCAAGGCTTTGATAGCCGCAATGTCTTTGAGGACTTTGCGATAGTCTTTGTACTTGTCGATACGCCAGGCAGTGCGTAACACAAGCAAGCGGAATTGCTCCATCTCGATCCACGAGTCAGCAATTTGCTCTTGCACCATCTGTTTGTTGGCTAAAACCTCGCCTTGCGTTTCACGTGAAAGTACTCGTTCGCACATCATATCGAATGCTTTCTTCACCTGCCCGACCGTGCGCATGGCATGATGAATACGTCCACCGCCAAGGCGGGTCTGGGCGACCTCAAACCCTTGCCCACGTTGGCCAAGGAGATTCTCTCGTGGTATGCGTACATCTTCATAGCGAATATAGGCATGTTCGCCCGTGTCGCCATGCTCAGTGCCTAGCCCAACGTTCCGCACAATGTTCACCCCTGGTGTGTCGGTTGGCACCAGGAACATCGACATTTTTTGATATGGTGGCGCATCGGGATCGGTAACGACCATCACGATCAGAAACGAAGAGAAACGCGCATTGGAGGAAAACCATTTCTCACCGTTGATGACCCAGAAGTCTCCCTTCAGTTCAGCTTTACACTTGAACATCTTGGGATCAGCACCGGCATGTGGTTCGGTCATCGAAAAGCACGACACGATATCGTTACTCAGTAACGGCTCAAGATATTTCTTTTTCTGTTCAGGCGTACCGTAGTGCGCCAGAATTTCCGAGTTGCCCGTATCAGGCGCTTGGGTGCCAAACACGACCGGCGCAAACCGCGCTCGTCCTAAGATTTCGTTCATCAAGCCGAGTTTCAGTTGCCCATAACCAGGTCCGCCTAATTCTGGCCCGAGGTGGCATGCCCACAGTTTCCGCTTTTTCACCTCAGCTTGCAGCGGGCGCACTAACTTTTGGTTACGTGGATTATGTACATCGTATGGACTGCCAAGAATGTGATCGAGCGGCTCGACTTCTTCACGCACGAACTGCTCGATCCAATCAAGTTCTTTTTGAAATTCCGGTTCGGTCTCAAAATCCCAGGACATACCTATCTCCTTCTTTCTATGTGTTACTCTCGCGTCCGACAGCGTTCGGCAGGAATCGCTAATTGCTCTAGTAAATACTTTTTGAACTCTGGACTATAGGGTTGCTGCTCAATCGCCTTACTCATGCACAACAGCCACGTGTCGCGTTCAGCTCGACCGATCGGCAAATGACTGTGTGCTTTGGGGATGATGATTGAACCATATTTCTGTTGGAACAATTTTGGTCCTCCCAACCAACCACAGAGAAATCGCGCCAGTTTATCGCGAGAAACTGTCAGGTCAGTAGGGTGCATCGCTCTGATGATCTTCGCTTCAGGTAGACTATCCATTTGATCGTAGAAATCATCGACAAGGCGACGAATCCCGACTTCCCCTCCAGCAGCTTGGAACGAAGCACCTCCTACACCAAAACGCGGCTTCTCGT is a window of Deltaproteobacteria bacterium DNA encoding:
- a CDS encoding efflux transporter outer membrane subunit, producing the protein MYRGWRMGKRILNESRIAKSEKYQMSGQMGEWVNWRFRVMGLSPVRPVSHSPILPSCLSLALLTLLLSSCAMVGPNYHQPTAPVAQQWIETAPLTIERATADISTWWTVFNDAALNSLIETARKQNLSLHTAGIRVIEAQARRGLVIGQLFPQQQVGVGGYTRNELSTQTANRRGIPGFRSDFDQWQFGLDATWELDIWGRFRRGIEVVDAQLLAAVASYDDALVSLTAEVATNYLFLRILEERLEVAKTNVTIQQRSFDIAQAKFEGGAVTELDAAQAAALLRNTQAQIPELETAIRQTQNTLCVLLGIPPRDLQDMLGGAGKVPTTPTTVAVGIPADLLRRRPDIRRAERQLAAQSAAIGVATADLYPSFSLFGSLAIKAEDFPDLFTTSALESFAGPQVRWAILNYGRIQSNIRVQDAQFQALISEYENTVLRAQKEVEDAIAGYLGVQRQVTFLRGSFAAATRAVELADFQYREGATDFTRVLNTQQFLVTEQDRLVATHGAVALNLVSLYRALGGGWESQIGKEFVSAKTKAQMQERTQWRDFLLSTEQAADIKAVAKGTGSDKTQWRWQEWKPRW
- a CDS encoding acyl-CoA dehydrogenase; the encoded protein is MSWDFETEPEFQKELDWIEQFVREEVEPLDHILGSPYDVHNPRNQKLVRPLQAEVKKRKLWACHLGPELGGPGYGQLKLGLMNEILGRARFAPVVFGTQAPDTGNSEILAHYGTPEQKKKYLEPLLSNDIVSCFSMTEPHAGADPKMFKCKAELKGDFWVINGEKWFSSNARFSSFLIVMVVTDPDAPPYQKMSMFLVPTDTPGVNIVRNVGLGTEHGDTGEHAYIRYEDVRIPRENLLGQRGQGFEVAQTRLGGGRIHHAMRTVGQVKKAFDMMCERVLSRETQGEVLANKQMVQEQIADSWIEMEQFRLLVLRTAWRIDKYKDYRKVLKDIAAIKALMPKVYHDVVYRALRIHGALGLSNEMPFSAQMVESFMTSLADGPTEVHKVTVARRILREYKANPDLFPSGHLISLREKAMKKYGEILEREVGNL
- a CDS encoding group II truncated hemoglobin encodes the protein MDAVQRNNEKPRFGVGGASFQAAGGEVGIRRLVDDFYDQMDSLPEAKIIRAMHPTDLTVSRDKLARFLCGWLGGPKLFQQKYGSIIIPKAHSHLPIGRAERDTWLLCMSKAIEQQPYSPEFKKYLLEQLAIPAERCRTRE